In Tistrella mobilis, the DNA window CGGCAGCGCGTCGGCGGTCACGCGGAACTCCGCGAGCTTCGCCTTCGGCTCCACCTTCGCCTTGGCGAAGTGGCCACGCTGGGCCTTCGAGACGTTCTTAACCTTGGCCGCGCCGTAACCGACCTGAACCGCGGTGTAACCGTCGGTCTCGTCGGTGCGGTGGGCGACGACCTGCACATTGTCGACCTTCAGCACGGTCACGGGAATGTGAATGCCGGCCGAGTCGAAAACGCGGGTCATCCCGAGCTTGCGGGTGATGACTCCAGTACGCATCTGGCGTTACCCCCTCAGAGCTTGATCTCGACGTCGACGCCGGCCGCGAGGTCGAGCTTCATCAGCGCGTCGACGGTCTGCGGGGTGGGCTCGACGATGTCGAGGAGGCGCTTGTGCGTCCGGATCTCGAACTGTTCGCGCGACTTCTTGTCGATGTGCGGCGAACGGAGCACCGTGAAGCGCTCGATCTCGGTCGGCAGCGGGATCGGG includes these proteins:
- the rpsJ gene encoding 30S ribosomal protein S10, whose product is MEGQNIRIRLKAFDHRVLDQSTREIVNTAKRTGASVRGPIPLPTEIERFTVLRSPHIDKKSREQFEIRTHKRLLDIVEPTPQTVDALMKLDLAAGVDVEIKL